A single Anatilimnocola floriformis DNA region contains:
- a CDS encoding LITAF-like zinc ribbon domain-containing protein, producing the protein MPTIACPNCSKSLQSDKLTHGKKAKCPYCQDIFVVMLTQEAGLPSYPSSMPPPLPPALPAPPPPQRPQAIETFACPHCATPITGAGIAPGTLAQCPSCHGQFTMPGQAGFSAQGFAAQSYPAPSYAAQVFPEQSYPASGFPAPTMTLTTRGKFSCPFCHTTVPPRVNKRISTAGWVVFVVLLLFCLILAPIALFITEDYRSCSSCGIKLG; encoded by the coding sequence ATGCCAACTATTGCCTGCCCCAACTGCTCGAAATCATTACAATCGGACAAATTAACTCATGGCAAGAAGGCAAAGTGCCCTTATTGCCAAGATATCTTCGTGGTGATGCTAACGCAGGAGGCCGGCCTGCCGTCATATCCATCCTCGATGCCGCCGCCATTACCTCCAGCACTGCCTGCTCCACCTCCCCCGCAGAGGCCGCAGGCCATTGAGACCTTTGCCTGCCCGCACTGCGCGACGCCGATTACTGGCGCCGGAATCGCGCCCGGCACGCTCGCACAATGCCCGAGTTGCCACGGGCAATTCACAATGCCGGGACAGGCCGGATTTTCCGCACAAGGATTTGCCGCGCAGAGCTATCCTGCACCGAGCTACGCAGCACAGGTTTTTCCGGAACAGAGTTATCCGGCTTCAGGTTTTCCCGCCCCTACCATGACATTGACGACGCGGGGGAAATTCTCGTGTCCGTTCTGTCACACGACCGTGCCGCCACGGGTTAACAAAAGAATCTCAACCGCAGGCTGGGTGGTATTCGTTGTTTTGCTGCTCTTCTGTCTTATCCTAGCGCCGATCGCACTATTTATTACAGAAGACTATCGATCGTGCAGTTCATGCGGCATTAAGCTCGGATAA
- a CDS encoding caspase family protein gives MLSRVNIAILIAVEQHAEPQFPARQFAAADVRGMSAVLVALGYVELDQVVLIDGQATKTIIESKIRRTIRSLSAEDTLLVYVAAHGFAERGKNYLIGHDTQAADATATSIAWSTVLTQLRDADCERVLLFVDSCSQRVREALPDYDSLNHEEFEQFVEDDTRRVCFLSCGPDETSWTALKLQHGAWASQILAACSGTASSALVNKELLTASSLQKFLETSLPRVLQKSSSEKRTQTPICFAPSQEILLADLSDVLAERKSAGKPRPEDVLQVTLLREQVESIRSLAGFKKTDKVPTAVNSYARSLVADLGSGPIAADVEEVREALRKHFSFKRKDLDSAAPGDGTGSILTPYFVYSVTVTLNPANPAEIIWRRTISDIREPDQVLSPAFENVFPKTFSTVEFQPPQPIDLATFIDELEDSDDDRVKLNYDPATTWCRLSMPGLIGQVEVTQNRFALLQLSPTSPGKLLESFFKIQAMLVQELEIKAIGFGK, from the coding sequence ATGCTGAGCCGCGTGAATATCGCCATCCTCATCGCCGTTGAACAACACGCCGAACCGCAGTTCCCTGCGCGGCAATTTGCTGCTGCCGATGTGCGTGGAATGAGCGCAGTGCTCGTCGCGCTCGGTTATGTGGAGCTCGATCAGGTCGTGCTGATCGACGGCCAAGCCACGAAGACGATCATCGAATCGAAAATTCGCCGGACGATTCGTTCGCTGAGCGCGGAAGATACGCTGCTGGTTTATGTTGCGGCGCATGGTTTTGCCGAACGCGGAAAGAATTACCTGATCGGCCACGATACGCAAGCTGCCGACGCGACAGCCACGAGCATCGCGTGGTCGACGGTCCTCACGCAACTCCGCGATGCCGACTGCGAACGCGTGTTGCTCTTCGTCGATTCTTGCAGCCAGCGCGTGCGCGAAGCCTTGCCGGATTACGACTCGCTGAATCACGAAGAGTTCGAACAATTTGTCGAAGATGACACCCGGCGAGTTTGTTTTCTCTCATGCGGCCCGGATGAAACTTCCTGGACCGCGCTGAAGCTGCAGCACGGCGCGTGGGCGAGCCAGATTCTCGCGGCTTGCTCGGGAACCGCCAGCAGCGCGCTCGTGAATAAAGAACTGTTGACGGCAAGTTCGCTGCAGAAGTTTTTAGAAACTTCACTGCCGCGCGTGCTGCAGAAATCGTCAAGCGAAAAACGAACCCAAACGCCGATTTGTTTTGCGCCGTCGCAGGAGATTTTGCTGGCCGATCTGTCCGATGTCTTGGCCGAGCGAAAATCGGCAGGCAAGCCGCGGCCTGAAGATGTGTTGCAGGTCACGCTGCTGCGCGAGCAGGTCGAGAGCATCCGCAGTCTGGCCGGTTTCAAGAAGACCGACAAAGTGCCGACCGCGGTCAATAGCTACGCCAGGTCGCTCGTCGCCGATCTTGGCTCCGGGCCGATCGCTGCCGATGTGGAAGAGGTCCGCGAAGCCCTCCGCAAGCATTTTTCGTTCAAGCGAAAGGATCTCGACTCGGCAGCGCCGGGCGACGGCACGGGGAGCATTCTCACGCCGTACTTCGTTTACTCTGTCACCGTCACACTCAACCCAGCCAACCCTGCCGAGATCATCTGGCGGCGAACGATCAGCGACATTCGCGAGCCCGACCAGGTCCTGTCGCCAGCGTTTGAAAACGTCTTTCCGAAAACCTTCAGCACCGTCGAATTCCAACCGCCGCAGCCAATCGACCTCGCCACGTTCATCGACGAACTCGAAGACTCTGACGACGATCGCGTGAAACTCAACTACGATCCAGCCACCACCTGGTGCCGCCTGAGCATGCCGGGATTGATCGGCCAGGTGGAAGTCACGCAGAACCGCTTCGCACTGTTGCAACTCAGCCCCACTTCGCCCGGCAAGCTGCTGGAATCGTTTTTCAAGATCCAAGCGATGCTGGTGCAGGAGCTGGAGATTAAAGCGATTGGATTTGGGAAGTGA
- a CDS encoding sigma-54-dependent transcriptional regulator, whose protein sequence is MKDEKNPDRISDAAEPAGPPLRVLIVDNDQALAYTMEESLTKVGHPCTVATSGQEGARKIETDNFDIIVTDLMMNDVDGMEILNRARQALPDAQVIMVTGHATISRAVEAMQHGAFNFLEKPITPNKLRAVVEKAVESVRLKQQNTELQGRLDEKFGFEGIIYASDKMKQVIDRLKRIAPTDASVLITGESGTGKEVIAQALHQNSPRKGKRIVALNCAAVAENLVESELFGHVKGAYTDAVADRQGAFEYANGGTLFLDEIGDMPLPTQIKLLRVLEDGLITRVGDNKTTKVNVRMVSATNRSLEDAIKAGTFRNDLYFRLKVVTIHLPPLRERREDIVPLTDHFRRQFARRHHKTIKSVSPAATKRLYAYDWPGNVRQLRNAIDAMVVLDQDGILDVDDLPPELMDESFTPAATANIAGGGPLELVGKTMDDIERWAIEQTLTLTSGNREEAARILDIGARTLYRKLEKYQSGDDGGKQELATEE, encoded by the coding sequence ATGAAGGATGAGAAAAATCCCGACCGAATTTCTGATGCCGCCGAGCCGGCTGGGCCGCCGCTGCGCGTGCTGATTGTCGACAACGATCAAGCCCTCGCCTACACGATGGAAGAGAGCCTGACCAAGGTTGGGCATCCCTGCACCGTCGCCACTTCCGGCCAGGAAGGGGCGCGCAAGATCGAGACCGATAATTTCGACATCATCGTCACCGACCTGATGATGAACGACGTCGACGGCATGGAAATTCTGAACCGCGCCCGCCAAGCCTTGCCCGACGCGCAGGTCATCATGGTCACTGGCCATGCGACCATCAGCCGGGCCGTGGAAGCGATGCAGCACGGCGCGTTCAATTTTCTCGAAAAGCCGATCACGCCGAACAAACTGCGAGCCGTGGTCGAGAAGGCCGTCGAGTCCGTCCGCCTCAAGCAGCAGAACACCGAGCTGCAGGGCCGCCTCGACGAAAAGTTCGGCTTCGAGGGGATCATCTACGCCAGCGACAAGATGAAGCAGGTCATCGACCGCCTGAAGCGGATCGCCCCGACCGACGCCAGCGTCCTGATCACCGGCGAAAGCGGCACGGGCAAGGAAGTCATCGCCCAAGCCTTGCATCAAAACAGCCCGCGCAAAGGGAAACGGATCGTCGCCCTCAACTGCGCCGCCGTGGCCGAGAACCTGGTCGAGAGTGAACTCTTCGGCCATGTGAAAGGTGCTTACACCGACGCCGTTGCCGATCGCCAGGGCGCATTCGAATACGCCAACGGCGGAACCCTGTTCCTCGATGAAATCGGCGACATGCCGTTGCCGACGCAGATCAAATTGCTCCGCGTGCTGGAAGATGGTTTGATCACGCGCGTCGGCGATAACAAGACGACCAAGGTCAACGTGCGGATGGTTTCCGCCACCAATCGCAGCCTGGAAGATGCCATCAAAGCCGGCACGTTCCGCAACGATCTTTACTTCCGCCTCAAGGTCGTCACGATCCACTTGCCGCCACTGCGCGAGCGCCGCGAAGACATCGTGCCGCTCACCGATCACTTCCGCCGGCAGTTTGCTCGCCGCCATCACAAGACGATCAAAAGCGTTTCGCCGGCTGCGACCAAACGTCTCTACGCCTACGACTGGCCCGGCAACGTCCGTCAGCTCCGCAATGCCATCGACGCGATGGTCGTGCTCGATCAGGACGGCATTCTCGATGTCGATGACCTGCCACCCGAGCTGATGGATGAATCGTTCACGCCGGCAGCCACGGCGAACATCGCCGGTGGCGGCCCACTCGAGCTGGTCGGCAAAACGATGGACGACATCGAACGCTGGGCCATCGAGCAAACGCTGACCCTCACCAGCGGCAACCGCGAAGAAGCCGCCCGCATCCTCGATATCGGCGCCCGCACGCTCTATCGCAAGCTAGAGAAATACCAGTCGGGCGACGACGGCGGCAAGCAGGAGTTGGCGACGGAAGAGTGA
- the mutL gene encoding DNA mismatch repair endonuclease MutL, translated as MTQLFDTRLPTSDPRPASPRIIRQLPQSVINKIAAGEVIERPASVVKELLENALDAGSTRIDVSLGQGGLDLIRVTDNGCGLSPEQMPLALASHATSKIHDADDLFSVGTFGFRGEALASIAEVSHLRLRSRPHDSEQAHELEVIGGKSSPLTPCGAAPGTMLEIRNLFFNTPVRRKFMRASQTEIGHCSEAFTRIALAHERVHFTLRHNDRTLFDLPPVADWRERIAALCGRDLERGLIAVSSTDGAVQLDGFVCDPQFSRSNNRMQYIFLNGRHIRDRSLQHALGESFRGLLLHGRFPIGFLRLNMPADSVDVNVHPTKLEVRFQDSGRIYSLVLGSIRKRFLATDLTAKVRSGSSEDQDALAVGLNPAALDQHRRELVDWAKGALDASAANLQPTTTSTAVLDDEAQGSLDLQYERTSPELQLNALDRSWPAAGNEPTTLPQPLGHSPQRPAPAFVAAPSISHLGFQIHNRYLVTQTDEGMCVIDQHALHERILYEQVRAKVMSGKLECQRLLVPEPVTLPPNEVAAALENKAILSQLGMEVEPFGGDTVLLSSYPAMLANLGPAEMLRQVVDQIVSGGKSPDRRDLLNDLLNMIACKAAIKAGDRLAPEEITALLEQREHYADTHHCPHGRPTALVFTREELDRRFKRT; from the coding sequence ATGACGCAACTATTCGACACTCGACTCCCGACCTCTGATCCGCGACCTGCCTCCCCTCGCATCATCCGCCAACTTCCCCAAAGCGTCATCAACAAGATCGCCGCGGGCGAAGTCATCGAGCGACCGGCCAGCGTCGTCAAAGAGCTTCTCGAAAACGCCCTCGATGCCGGCAGCACACGGATCGATGTCTCGCTGGGCCAAGGCGGCCTCGATCTGATTCGCGTCACCGACAACGGCTGCGGCCTGTCGCCGGAACAAATGCCGCTGGCTCTCGCCAGTCATGCGACGAGCAAGATTCACGACGCCGATGATCTGTTCAGCGTCGGCACGTTCGGTTTCCGTGGTGAAGCGTTGGCCTCGATTGCGGAGGTCAGTCATCTTCGCCTCCGCAGTCGGCCGCACGACAGCGAGCAAGCGCACGAGCTCGAAGTCATCGGCGGCAAAAGTTCGCCGCTGACTCCCTGCGGCGCGGCGCCGGGCACGATGCTGGAAATTCGCAATTTGTTTTTCAATACGCCGGTCCGCCGCAAGTTCATGCGGGCTTCGCAAACCGAAATCGGTCATTGCAGCGAAGCCTTCACTCGCATCGCGCTCGCGCACGAGCGGGTTCACTTCACGCTGCGGCACAACGACCGCACGCTGTTCGATTTGCCGCCGGTGGCTGATTGGCGCGAGCGGATCGCCGCCCTCTGTGGCCGAGATCTCGAACGGGGTTTGATCGCGGTCAGCAGCACCGATGGGGCGGTGCAGCTCGACGGCTTCGTCTGCGATCCGCAGTTCAGCCGGTCGAACAACCGGATGCAGTACATCTTTCTCAACGGTCGGCACATTCGCGATCGTTCGCTGCAGCACGCCCTCGGCGAATCCTTTCGCGGCCTGCTCCTGCATGGCCGGTTCCCCATCGGCTTTCTCCGCCTGAACATGCCGGCCGATAGCGTCGATGTGAACGTTCATCCAACGAAACTCGAGGTCCGCTTTCAAGACAGCGGCCGCATTTACTCGCTCGTCCTGGGCTCGATCCGCAAACGCTTCCTCGCCACCGACCTCACTGCCAAGGTCCGCAGCGGCAGCAGCGAAGATCAAGACGCCCTCGCGGTCGGCCTCAATCCAGCGGCCCTCGATCAACATCGCCGCGAACTGGTCGACTGGGCCAAAGGCGCTCTCGATGCCAGCGCCGCGAACCTGCAGCCGACTACCACGAGCACCGCCGTGCTCGACGACGAAGCCCAAGGCTCGCTCGATCTGCAGTACGAACGAACTTCGCCCGAGTTGCAGCTCAATGCCCTCGATCGGAGTTGGCCCGCCGCCGGCAACGAACCAACGACGCTGCCGCAACCGTTGGGCCACTCGCCACAGCGCCCCGCGCCGGCCTTTGTCGCTGCACCCAGCATCAGCCATCTCGGTTTTCAAATCCACAATCGCTACCTCGTCACCCAAACCGACGAGGGGATGTGTGTCATCGATCAGCACGCCCTGCACGAGCGGATCTTGTACGAACAAGTCCGGGCCAAGGTGATGAGCGGCAAGCTCGAATGCCAACGGCTGCTCGTTCCCGAGCCGGTCACGCTCCCTCCCAACGAGGTCGCCGCCGCCCTCGAAAACAAAGCCATCCTCTCCCAGCTCGGCATGGAAGTGGAACCCTTCGGCGGCGACACGGTCCTCCTCAGCAGCTATCCCGCGATGCTCGCCAACCTGGGCCCTGCCGAAATGCTCCGCCAGGTCGTCGACCAAATCGTCAGCGGCGGCAAAAGCCCCGACCGCCGCGACCTGCTGAACGACCTCCTCAACATGATCGCCTGCAAAGCGGCCATCAAAGCCGGCGACCGCCTCGCCCCGGAAGAAATCACCGCCCTCCTCGAACAGCGCGAGCACTACGCCGACACCCACCACTGCCCGCACGGCCGACCGACCGCGCTGGTCTTTACGCGCGAGGAACTCGATCGGCGATTTAAGAGGACGTAA